A stretch of Primulina tabacum isolate GXHZ01 chromosome 13, ASM2559414v2, whole genome shotgun sequence DNA encodes these proteins:
- the LOC142522508 gene encoding heavy metal-associated isoprenylated plant protein 24-like, with translation MGISGTIDFLSELISGVRKKKKKQLNTVALKVRMDCEGCALKMKNTLSAVKGTKSVEVNLKEQKATVHGFVDLKKVLKAAQETRKKVEPWPYVPYGLISHPYAGGVYDKKAPPNFVRYTDEPGVATLNPVEEKYSLIFSDENVHACSVM, from the exons ATGGGAATTTCTGGGACGATAGATTTCTTGTCAGAGTTAATCAGCGGCGtaagaaagaagaagaagaaacagCTGAACACAGTGGCTCTCAAAGTCAGGATGGACTGCGAAGGCTGTGCTCTCAAAATGAAAAATACACTTTCTGCTGTCAAAG GAACCAAATCAGTGGAGGTGAATCTGAAAGAGCAGAAAGCAACAGTGCATGGATTTGTGGACTTAAAGAAAGTGTTAAAAGCAGCGCAAGAAACCAGGAAGAAAGTGGAGCCATGGCCATATGTTCCATATGGTCTCATTTCTCATCCATATGCAGGTGGTGTCTATGACAAGAAGGCGCCTCCAAACTTTGTTCGATACACAGACGAACCAGGAGTGGCAACACTTAATCCTGTTGAAGAGAAGTATTCTCTTATATTTAGCGACGAAAACGTACATGCCTGTTCTGTTATGTAG